The following coding sequences lie in one Spinacia oleracea cultivar Varoflay chromosome 1, BTI_SOV_V1, whole genome shotgun sequence genomic window:
- the LOC110800144 gene encoding uncharacterized protein has translation MTENLRTTDKVVNERAKFAVEYHAHGFAHLRSCYNNKYWVRSSESENWIVATAKDPVEDKTIWNCSLFKINASDDGNTVKFVHVHGKTVGRRDIAPDREMYLCLEPLATTEAVSTVVDYGSIVILPQYVAFKDSDGVYLNTGPSKIVPYFSSNDVGETGNAYEIFTTRDSHIYLKNHATGHGSYWGALFYDPSDESIRIMPEKTVICDKEYNEVDGDPTDTNLLFSVYRVDKNIVSLRHLYTKNFMVIHKWMPGWNFLMTNSDTITSDCRLQVVEPVLARELNVFEFHSDRARIYDRRPLTLAEGAVNNPTDKEQEYTLQFTYTKSTTSTWSTSKSWTVSTKLTITSGVPFIEAGSIEIGGELSKHYDMGEAVEESEQVQSSFTVKVPSNKRATVTAMATRGTCDVPYSYDQVDHMPNGDVKRTIMSDGVYTGVNAYFFDYNVSYQPL, from the exons ATGACGGAAAACTTGCGTACAACCGATAAGGTGGTGAACGAACGAGCCAAGTTTGCTGTGGAGTATCATGCTCATGGTTTTGCCCACTTACGGTCTTGCTATAACAACAAATACTGGGTCAG GTCATCAGAAAGTGAAAATTGGATAGTTGCAACAGCAAAGGATCCTGTGGAAGACAAAACGATATGGAATTGTAGTTTATTTAAGATCAATGCAAGTGATGATGGTAACACAGTGAAGTTTGTTCATGTTCATGGAAAAACTGTAGGGAGACGGGATATTGCTCCAGATCGTGAAATGTACTTGTGTTTGGAACCTCTTGCCACCACTGAAGCCGTATCCACTGTGGTGGATTATGGTTCAATTGTTATACTGCCACAATATGTAGCATTTAAGGACTCCGACGGTGTGTATCTTAATACAGGACCATCAAAAATTGTTCCGTATTTTTCTTCTAACGATGTTGGAGAGACAGGCAATGCATACGAGATCTTTACCACTCGTGACAGCCACATCTATCTCAAGAATCATGCCACTGGCCATGGTAGTTATTGGGGAGCCTTGTTCTACGATCCTTCTGATGAATCTATCCGCATCATGCCCGAAAAGACGGTAATTTGTGATAAAGAATATAACGAGGTTGATGGAGATCCTACTGATACTAACTTATTGTTTTCAGTTTATAGAGTTGATAAAAATATTGTTTCTCTCCGTCACTTGTACACCAAAAACTTCATGGTAATACATAAGTGGATGCCGGGATGGAATTTCTTAATGACTAATTCAGATACTATAACAAGCGACTGTCGACTGCAAGTGGTAGAGCCTGTACTTGCACGGGAACTCAATGTTTTCGAATTCCATAGTGATAGAGCTAGAATCTATGATCGTAGGCCTCTTACATTGGCTGAAGGAGCAGTCAATAACCCAACTGACAAAGAACAAGAGTACACACTTCAATTTACTTATACTAAATCTACAACTTCAACATGGAGTACTAGCAAATCTTGGACTGTGAGTACAAAACTTACCATTACCAGCGGCGTCCCTTTTATTGAAGCAGGATCCATAGAGATTGGAGGAGAATTATCAAAGCATTACGATATGGGAGAAGCTGTTGAGGAATCTGAGCAAGTGCAAAGCTCTTTCACTGTCAAGGTGCCATCCAATAAAAGAGCAACCGTAACTGCTATGGCAACACGAGGAACGTGTGATGTTCCTTATTCGTATGACCAGGTTGATCATATGCCTAACGGAGATGTAAAAAGGACTATTATGTCTGATGGTGTTTACACTGGTGTCAATGCCTATTTCTTTGATTACAACGTTAGCTACCAACCCTTGTAG